cagaaaagaaaaacaacaagaaTACGCACATGAACACAGGTCGCAAATGAAAATTATTGCTGCTTTTATTGTTCCATTGTACCATTACAGTATGGATGAATCACTGTGGCTGTTATTTCTTCTGGTTTAGATCAAACATGGCATATCTATCAACTTTCATCAGgcctgaaaaatatatatttttggaagtGTGTGCAGTATACAAAAAGAAACAAAGCCTCTCCCAGGAAATACAGCAGTTGGGCCAAAGTCTACTATTATATAAAAGGTATCGAGTTTGTTTTTGAAAAAGGCATGCTTTGCTATATTACCAACCCTACAGTTTACTCAAATCCTTTCTGTCCATTTGGGTACAACTGGTAGAAATCAGGAAAGTTTCAGAGGTGTTCATAAAGCACTTATTAATAGACACAagatccagagttgagtttggTGTTTCGGTGCAAAGAGGTTACCCAATGATCATTCTATATTCCTGTGTAGGAATGACTTTAGCCTATTTCAAATCTGCACTCTCTCATGTCACTGGTCTGTGAATATCACCCACCCCGTACGGGCACAGTTCAAgtgttctatctctctgtccacatCAGGCTTTGCTTCTTCCTTTCTAACTCTCAGAAAGGTTTAACTGCGTTTGTCCCTTTCGCCGGCCGGGGCTAAGGTTTGTATAGTCACCACTGTCACAcacggacaacacacacacacacagaacacagacggcAAGTGGAGGAAGCGAGGCGTAAatcaagagagacagaggatggaTGGACAGAGGGCCTAGCGCTGAGAGCGGCGATGTACCCTTTTAGCCTCGGCCCGGTTGGCGGGCTCATCCTGGGCGTAGCGGGATGGAGTGTCCGTCAGGTACACCTCCACGTCGTCAGGCACTTCTTCCAGAAAGTTGGAGGGGACGAGGCCACGGTGGCCATTGATTTcaccctgcagagagaggagaggagggtgcacTGGGGATGAGAACCATGGCTAGACCCATTGAACTCTGATGGTCAAACCTGAGGGAAAGAGCCCTCTCCTGGGCAAAAGGACATACTATGTGTATGAGCAGGCAGTTGAGCCAATGGTATTTCTTAAAAATGCAGAACTAAAACATCTGACTTTTACAACCTTTGAATTGCCCTATGTAACACTGCTACTAGTAACATCACGGAACCCAGAAAAGAGGCATACTCACATAGTAGAACCCGTCTTCATCAATCTCTCCAAATACAGCGAGGATGTCACCAGCACAGAAAGTCAACTCAGCCTATCAGGAAACAGAGACGTCATTTATACCCTTacaaggtctgtctgtctggttacatgtatgtacagtgtgtgtgtatgtacagtgtgtgtgtgtgtgtgtgtgtgtgtgtgtgtgtgtgtgtgtgtgtgtgtgtgtggtgtgtgtgtgtgtgtgtgtgtgtgtgtgtgtgtgtgtgtgtgtgtgtgtgtgtgtgtgtgtgtgtgtgtgtgtgtcaataccTCCACGTCCACGTTGGGGAGCTCTCTCTGGGGTCATAATCATAGAGCCACCATCCTCCTGGTGGCCTGGTGCTGGCAGAGGCCTCGTCTGTCCTGCCCTGTGAGAGGAAACAATAGGACACGCCAGGACAGGAGGTGATATAGTGACAGATGTATATGTGGTGTCATAGAGAGATACGTGTGCCCTGCCCAGTATGTTACCCAGAAAAATATGAAATGGGTACAGTCAAAATGGCTACCAGTCCACCCGTTATggaatcattgacttgaatgaggATGTCTGTTCTACTCCTTATAGTTCTGTGGTTACCTATTCCAACTTTATCCACTGGTGTGTTGAGTGGGAGGAAGCCCTGCTTGATGAGCTGGTCCATGGTCTCCTCATCCTCAGCCCTGATCTCTGACACCATGTTGCAGGGCAGGAGCCCCATCCTGCCTCCCCTGATCTCCCCTCGGTAGAAACCATCAGTGTCCTTATCACCATATAcctggaaagagagagtgagagtgaacgagcgagcgagagacagaaagcaagggagagtgagaggggagggagagagagaaaaatggaacAAGAGTGATTGGGAGCAAAACGAAACAGATGGCAGAAGGACAAGTCTATTTTCAATTATGTTTTATATTGTACCTCATTGTTTTCAAACACAAGCACAATATATCTCCTCGCATGGCCTAGCCCTGTGTGTGACACCCACCCTGATGATCTGGCCCTCTTTAAAGGGCAGTTCCTCATCTGCTGCGTCCGGGTTGGGAGACATGGACAGGGGGTCGTAGTCAAACAGAGCCACGAAGATACGGAATGATTCTTCAGGTTCTGACTCATCGTAGTTAGTAGGGGAGCAGCGTTCCCTGTCCCTGTATCCCTCTTAAACACGGGCGAGAAAGAGAACACATCCACCGGCAtctcaatatacagttgaagtcggaagtttacatacacttaggttggagtcattaaaactcgtttttcaaccactccacacatttcttgttaactaactatagttttagcaagtcagttaggacatctactttgtgcatgacacaagtaatttttccaacaattgtttacagacagattatttcacttataactcactgtgtcagaattccagtgggtcagaagtttacatatactaagttgactgtgcctttaaacagcatggaaaattccagaaatgatgtcatggctttagaagcttctgatagtctaattgacatcatttgagtcaattggaggtgcacctgtggatgtatgtcaaggcctaccttcaaactcagtgcctctttgcttgacgtcatggaaaaatctaaataaatcggccaagacctcaaaaaaaaaatggtagacctccacaagtctggttcatccttgggagcaatttccaaacgcctgaaggtaccacgttcatctgtacaaacaatagtacYcaagtataaacaccatgggaccatgcagccgtcatactgctgaggaaggagacgcgttctgtctcctagagatgaatgtactttggtgcgaaaagtgcaaataatcctgaacaacagcaaaggaccttgtgaagatgctggaggaaacaggtacaaaagtattatatccacagtaaaacgagtcctatatcaacataacctgaaaggccgctcagcaaggaagaagccactgctccaaaaccgccataaaaaaatccagactgcGGTtctcaactgcacatggggacaaagattgtactttttggagaaatggtctgatgaaacaaaaatagaactgtttggccataatgaccatctttatgtttggaggaaaaagggggatgcttgcaagccgaagaacaccatcccaaccgtgaagcacagggggtggCGACATCGtgttgtgcacttcacaaaattaatgacatcatgaggtaggaaaatgatgtggatatattgaagcaacatctcaagacatcagtcaggaagttaaagcttggtcgcaaacgggtctttcaaatgggcaatgaccccaagcatacttctaaagttgtggcaaaatggcttaagaacaacaaagtcaaggtattggagtggccatcacaaagccctgacctcaatcctacagaacatttgtgggcagaactgaaaaagcgtgtgtgagcaaggaggcctacacacctgactcaattacaccagctctgtcaggaggaatgggccaaaattcacccaacttattgtggaaagcttgtggaaggctacctgaaacatttgacccagttaaacaatttaaaggcaatgctaccaaatactaattgagtgtatgtaaacttctgacccactgggaatgtgatgaaagaaataaaagctgaaagaaataattctctctactattattctgacatttcacattcttaaagtggtgatcctaactgacctaagactgtaatttttactagtattaaatgtcaggaattgtgaaaaactgagtttaaaagtttttggctaaggtgtatgtaaacttccgacttcaactataggtCCACTAGGATCCACTACAGTTGTAATGGGTCACAGTCTATGGCATTATGTTACATTGATTCTGGATTCATATCTATAGCATGAGAgaaaccattttttttactgaattTTGCCACTCAGTAACACTAGTGTGTAGTAGTGATTCATGTTGCGCATGCTATTATGCATGGATGGAAAGAAGGGAAGGGGCAAAtactgtatagacaggtgtgttgttTACAAGTGATTTACAAGTGAGAGAGCCAAACCATGTAGGTGACTGTGCAGTACTACTGTCTATAATGGATTGAGCTTGTTCATCAAACCAACACTTCATTTTGTAGCGTGCAAGCAGAATTCTGTTGTCAATCCATCAATTGGTCCCAGTATCAGCACAGAGACAAGAgtaaataatgtaataatgtaatgtaCATCAATTTGACACCACATATGAACTTATGGCCAGGTTACAGACAGATAGCAAACCAGAACGTGATGGTTACAAGACAACATGGTTGACAAAACAACTatgacaccacaccacaacacacacaccaaaccacacacacaacatcacacacacaacacaccaccacacaccacacacacacaccacacacacacacacacacacacacacccacacacaacacacacacacacaccacacacacacacacacactgtcttgtACAGGCTAACCCTtgtgggacatacaattcagtcccattcaaaaccTAACCCaagctaaccctaatcctaaccgtaCTCTtacccaaccctaacctaaccctaacctaaccaaaaacctaaactttatcctaaccctaaccttaacctagctCTCCTAACCTAACCTACAACGACTCCTAGCTCTAACCTTAATATTTACTTAATTctaacctaacactaattctaaccttaacctaaccgcCGCTAGAAATAGGCATTTTgacttgtggggactaacaaaatgtccccagttggtcaatttttacattgtttactattcttgtagggacttctggtccccacaagaatagttaaaacagtccaacacacacacacacacacacacaacacacacacacacacaggtcacacacacacacacacacacacacacacacacacacacacacacacacacacagcacacacacaccacacacacacacacacacacacaacacacacacacacaacgacacacacacacacacacacacacacacatactacaagACTCTGAGTTAAACATGCATACTGCTGAACCCTGACGTAGTGGTACTGATCTGACTATTGTATTAGGCTCCACTAAAGTACAGTGGGCCTACAGTTTGTCCAAAGAAAACTCTGTCTGTCCTTTAGTTGACTCCTTGCTTAGAAACGATAAAATAAATCAGGCCATCAGCATAGTGAACATATGGAAACCCAAAGAAACTgataaatatgtatttctatgtaAGATGTAATAGGACCATTTTAGTAGAACTTTCTGTAACAGTTATTGAGTTCTCAGCAAGGACAGCGATGCTATATAATTCTTCAATAACCCTGACTCCTTCCACCCAGTCATGCATAGTAACCCCAGTAAAGGTGTGGTGGGTGGGGTTAAATTGAGAGGGGGAAGGGTTTAGCAGGCATCTGATGGAGTTCAGtgcaagggagggaggggagaagcaTAATTTGAGCAGCAGTCATTCCAATCCGCAACAGTGGGCGGCCATCTTTGGCCCAGTGTGGCTCAGCAAGCTGCCATATTGGTGCAGTGCAGTGGATCATGCTAGGCGTTCTGAGACATATTAAGGCAGTCGTTGGCATCACTACTCTTCTCTCGACTAGCGCTGGTGGCTTTTGGCTGTGCTTTGGTGAAGGAGCGAGGGATAAACCACAGCACGTATCATTATAGGAAGGCATGATGCCTGTGGGGCGTCGGCGGGACGACCACGTCCTGTGCCGTGCTACACTGCCATAGTAAACATCTTCCGTGACGGGGGAGAGGTTCCCATCACTGTTACTCTCTGTGGTTATCTCTACAGGAAACACCAATCAGACGTTGGTGGTTAAAGCGCGAATGCTACTCATTGGTTGGTTGGTTCGGAGGTTTCTTCCTGGcataacctttgataatcttaaCATATTGCTGGCCATAAACAGAGAGCTCAAAAGCAGTTCTTAATAATTGAAATATTCAGCTACATTTGTTATGGTGAAATACGTGTTTGTGTACCTTGTCACCGTAGCAGCCAGGGAACGTTCTAGTAGCTGATAATACTGTACATTGACTGATGTCTATAAGTAAGCTGTCAGTACTGTGAAGGCATGAGCATGGTTCAAAGACACAGAGGTGATCTGTACACAGAGAAGCTCATGGAGGATTAAAACAGGAAGCAGAACATCTACTAGGGCACAGAGAACATcaatgcacaaaaacaataatctTCTCTGGGGTAATGTGACCCGACTGACCAATGGAGGGCGCCATAAGAGGGTGTCTCTGGGGCTGCGGACCATCCCGGGGCATTCTTCTCCCCGTCTCCCGATCCAGCCGACCGCCAGAGGGGGTGTTCCCAATCTTAAAAAGATCACACATAAAAAAGTCTTCATCTTCCCACAACTAGCAAAATGACTTCCAATGACTATTGCTACAAATAAAAGGTCAAACAATCAAACAAGATCGAGGAAGTATTCTAATGTAGACACATGGCTGGACACAGGAGCCATATCATCCAACTGTGATAAAGGGGTTTGCGTACTTGATTTTTTTCCATTGTACAAGTGGTAATCAGAACCAAATCAGTTTACTCAATTTTAATATTTAACATTTCAATGTTAAGCTTTGATGAGAGACTACATGAGTGGTATTCCTACCTTGAGTGCATTGTGGGAGTTGCGTCGTCGTCCCTCCTCCAGCTGCATTTCAGAGTAgagctcctcctcatcctcctccatgaTGTCAGAAAGGTCAGAGCCCCGGCTGCTGTCACTGTGGTACTCCTCACTGTGGCTGTAGtgggcctgacacacacacacatacgcaaacacacacgcaaacacatatacacacacacacacacacgcacgcacacacacacacacacacacgcacacacaaaagatgtgaaatcaaatcaaagtttatttgtcacgtgcgaggaatagaacaggtgtagaccttacagtgaaatgcttacttacaggctctaaccaatggtgcgggaaaaaaaggtatgtgtgtgtgtgtgtaggtaagtaaagaaataaaacaacagtaaaaagacatttgaaaaaagagtagcaaggctatatacagacacctgttagtcaggcttattgaggtagtatgtacatgtaggtatcgttaaagtgactatgcatatatgatgaacagagagtagcagaagcgtaaaaagaggagttggcgggtggtgggacacaatgcagatagcccggttagccaatgtgcgggagcactggttgNNNNNNNNNNNNNNNNNNNNNNNNNNNNNNNNNNNNNNNNNNNNNNNNNNNNNNNNNNNNNNNNNNNNNNNNNNNNNNNNNNNNNNNNNNNNNNNNNNNNNNNNNNNNNNNNNNNNNNNNNNNNNNNNNNNNNNNCTGACCAGGATCCAGTGTCTGGAGGCCAGGGAGGTCATCGTTAGGACGTTATCAGCACAGGGAGAGTCCCAGGACTCCCACGTTGCCCCGATTCCAAACAACCTACTGTTGCCGCCTCCTCACCCTGCCCCTGTGCCCCTCAGCAACCACACGCAGGGCCCTCCACCTCACTCCACCACGCCCCCACCCACCTCAATCACCTCACCTCCCCACCCCCATACACCCGCCTCACCTCCAGCCTCCCTCACCCTGCCTCACAGACACCCTTCCCTAACCAATCTCAAACCCAGCCACACCTCCAACCCTGCTCCCTCATCTTGTTCTCCAGCCTCACCGACACCTCAACCGCTCACCCTGGTGGTCCTCCCACCCTTGCACCTCCAGCCTCATCTCCGCATACAATTCCCCAGCACCGCCTACCCTGCTGCCACCCACCCCCAGCTCCACAGAACCAGTAAGTGCCAGAGACCTGGAAGCCAAAGAGCTGGTGGTCCAGCATGGGCGTCCCAAGCCAGCCCTGGGACCCTACCGCTCCCCTCCGCCCAGCTCCTCCTGCCCCCATGTACGGCACACCTGGAGGCGCCCCTTTCTGCCACACCGCTCGCCCTCCACCCGAGGATCTGCATCAGCTCCACTGTTACATAGTCAGCCAGAGGGTACAACACCTCCGCTATCTGACaggaaacacaatacacacacctcGGGTTGGACACAGTTGACATTCAGTTCATTGTTGCATTCCTTTCAACTGCTTTTCAACTGCATTGCTCTTAAATTCAGAGCAACGTCCACTAGTATAGACAGTTTGCCTAATACAGACCCTGTGCAACTCTACAAAGGGAGGATGTCCATATTTAATGttcaccagcagagggagtgagagtgCTTTCTAGGGTTTTCACAGGCCCTTGTATATAGAGAATACTAGCACTGACAGTGAGAGCTGTCTAGGTAGCACTGCTGAGCACTAAAGCCAGCGGTGATGTAAtgacacaattacacacacatatcacatacTTTAACACTCTGTAGTTCACTCACTCTCACATACTTTGCTGTCACTTGGGGTATACCCTTACTCACCTTCTGTCCTTTGGCACACAGTTACTGACTCACCTTTTGTCCTTTAGTGCAGACTGCATATCCGATGACGCTGGCTCCATTGGAGGTTCCACTGGGTGAGAGGATAGGGGGCTTCCAGTGCACCTGTAGGACCCCTGGTGCCTGGCCACACTGCACCTGCACCTCCTGAGGTGGTAATGGGGGGCCTGGAGGGGGGGTGACACGTTAGATACTATCTACATAGGTTTTACACACAAACGGTGAGGGAGTGGAGGTGAGTGGAGGTGAGTGGAGGTGAGTGGAGCATTCATGAGTGCTGTTACTTGTTTCATCCTATCTCTTTTTTGTTGTGAAATTACGTGATACACaaatcccctttcccttttccaatGTTGGTTGCATAGACCTAAGGAATCACGATGTAAATGTTATGTAATATCCAGGCAATTTTGGGGGGATTATTTTAAGAGTGAATCCTAAATGCATGAAACATCTTATCTGATTAACATCCAACTCTTTAGCTTTGTAATCAGTCTAATCACACTCAAACGGATATGTATTTATCAATATAGTATTTAAAAGCAATTTGGAATGTTCTAGCAATATATTGTATGATGAAAAAGTGAAAGTAGAAGGCTAAAAGGAacagagggaggtgtgtgtgtgtgtgtgtgtgtgtgtgtgtggtgtgtgtgtgtgttgtgtgtgtgtgtgtgtgtgtgtgtgtgtgtgtgtgtgtgtgtgtgtgtgtgtgtgtgtgtgtgtgtgtgtgtgttgtgtgtggttgcgcGTGCGTGCGTCCATCTGTATAGTCTGTctatgttttgtatgtgtgtggtgtctgtctatgtgtgcatgtgtctgtgtgtctcttgtgtgtgaaAGGCGTCAGTGTGGGTTGAATGAGTACAGCCTGTTCTTTCCTGGTTCACTAGGTACACCATGCAGGACATCGCAGTGACGTCACAGCTCAGGCAGAGGGAAATGCACACAGATACTGATGTGGTCATTTCAGTGAAGGATAGAGTGGGAGAGAGTTACTTCAGCAGATTTAGGTTGCATCCCACATGGAACCCCATTCCCTAGATAgtcaactacttttgaccagggctctggtagtgcactatataaggaatatggtgccatttgagacataacTTTAATCTATGAGGTATATTAGCATTGAGCAAAAGGGAGGGAAAAGCTGAGGAAGTTACTCATATTAGTTTCCTAGGTTTTAAAGTGCTGTTAGCTTGTTTTCATTCGATGTGTCAGTTGCACATGCCAATCAAAAGCTACTTCCTACTTTTCCCATAACCACCATAACCCAACTGGTCTTCATTCTGACCTGATCTGGAATATGGTCCTGGACCTGGACAAAACATAACAGACATACATAGCACGCGTAAGGACGTGAGTCATCTATATATCTATGGACGTTTATCCAAACTTTCTTGAAAACATTATTGATGACATATGAACAAATATATGTACATGGACAACATAAAACACTTAGACTTAAGAAAATATAAAACCGGCCTCACCAGCAGCTTGTGTACAGAACTCCACAGCAgcctccttcttctccctctgttcCATGAGCAGTTGCCATGGCACCTGGTGTGGCCGGGCCACCACCCTCACCTTGTATACCGTCATGGCCTTGAGGTTAACAAAGCGCAGCCTGTACCTCCCCGGCTTCACCATTGCATGCTCCGCTCCGTCCAGGAACACTGTGTGCCCATAGTTACTGTTGCTGGGCAACCATGAGAGCTCGGCTGAGTTACGCAGGATGTCGTCCACACGCAGTCCATACGGCGCCACCACCACGTTGGCTCCCACCATCAGGGTGCAGCGCAGCTCGTCCGACAGTCCCCTGTCTGTTACACTCTGCACGGACACGCGGTGCGTATACGTGTCCAGATCCAGCTTCTCCAACAACGACTTGGTCCTGTCGCCATAGGGTATGCTGGCACGCACCTCTCCATCCACCAGCACGTTGTAGCAGCTGACTTTTCCCCATCCCAGGGGCACCATGGGGGGCTCCCAGGCCACAATGACGCTACGGGCCAACTGCTTGATCAGGGTGATCCTCCGGGGGTAAGGCACAATGTCATCGACCAGATCCTCAGTGTCCAGGGGCCCTGTGCCGTTGCTGCAGGGGCCCAGGGGGTTGCTGGAACCCAGTAGCCCATCCCGAGGGGCCCCTCCATCCACCCCCATCAGGCCAAGGGTGATATGGTCCAGAGAGCCCAGGTCCTCCTCTCCGTCCCCTAGTTGAATGGATGGTTTCTCCTTGTCTTGGACAAACTCCACAAAGTTGGACGGGACCAGCCCTCGCTGGCCGTCCAGCAGCTCACCTggagcacacagagacagacagagagagatgctttCTTTATTATCAACAAAATACAAACCCACAACCATCTCTCTTCTGCAAATTCCTCTACAAATCTTGTCCCCAAACACGTTATTCCAAACAATTCCATGAAAAAGGACCTTTAGAATGTATAAAGGAATTAATATCTATATGGAAATGTGGTATGTAAAGAAGGGATCAAAAGAGTTGAGCAGAATATGGATATTTTTGTTGGGAGTAACATGTAGTATCACCCAGGATTTTATGGCTATGAAGATTTAATTGAGCGATTATTCAGTCAGACACAGTAACACCTTCCAGGAACCCTGTTCTGTTCTGACACACAGTAGCCTGATGATAGATACCATTCACACACGGCCGTCTCAAGGGGAATCTATGGCACGCTCAAGCCTTTAATGATGCCTGCTGCAAATGTTAACATCAGCTAAAATTAGACCATCTCATCAGTGAACAAATATCAAGGAAAATAATAACGAGAGCCCTCGTGACTCAATGCAAGTGTGCTCTGTGTTTTGAGCACTATTTTCCCAGGACAACATGACCCTGTGGTGCTCGTCCTCATGGTAGGGACTGTTCTCTCAGATCTGACAGAGAAAGAAGGATAGGGCTATGATGCCATCATCACTTTCTCCAGGAAGTACGGGGGGTTAAAAACCTATTCCTGAACAGTGGATGGAACTAAGGGTGTGTCTGATATGGCACCCAATTCGCTATAGTGACTTagtgaccaccaccaccacctctttcTCTCATCAGTACTGTACTTGCTTTTCAAAGAGATCCTgactgtcctctccctctctatctcatcattccagtcaGTACAGTAGTGAGGCTGGGAGGCCCTAGCTCTCTGTCTGCAGAGGGATATGTCTGTGATTAATCAGAGCCTTGCTGGATTAGCCGTCGAGCTACATGGCTCAGGCTGCATCTTGACAACAGCTTGGTCTGAGCATCAGTATCCCTGTGGTAAATACAAACCATTTCCTCCTCcatgcagccagccaggcaggcagtagCTAGGCATTctcacccaccaccaccaacaccaccgcCCATGGCTGCAAGTGGTGACTCACCAGAGCTGCTGATGCAGGCTGAAGTCTGGGCCAGGGATGCTAGGAGGATTAGCGTAGCCATGGATGAAAAAGCCTTCATAAGTCTAATGAGATTAGATATGACGCGGGCCCTGTTGAAACTGATGCCAGtggtgaagagtgtgtgtgtggaatgtgtgtagtactacatttacattttagccatttagcagatgctcttatccagagcgacttagtcagtgcattcatcttaagatagctaggtgagacaaacacatatcacagttggagtaagtacattttttctcAACAAAGAAGTTAGCAGCAAAGTCAAAGTAGTAGCCCTGGATTCACTCTCACCTTGGTAGAAACCGTCATCGTCCATGGTGCCGTACACGTACAGGTACTTCccagccaccaggggga
This portion of the Salvelinus sp. IW2-2015 linkage group LG4q.1:29, ASM291031v2, whole genome shotgun sequence genome encodes:
- the LOC111960858 gene encoding LOW QUALITY PROTEIN: RIMS-binding protein 2-like (The sequence of the model RefSeq protein was modified relative to this genomic sequence to represent the inferred CDS: substituted 2 bases at 2 genomic stop codons), giving the protein MREAAERRQQLDEEHEQALAALTTKQQKIHLLHKAQVEAEREHEGAVHLLEAKVRDLEQKCRSQTKQFGQLSKSLEDFRLEADTVDIFSTEPFSKQKIPLSLENKLSQILNGLAVQAGKGNESSANTLLISKFLRPLQIGDRDRPELLSVNPTTVTTSCPSSLQRATPSEMEDEVSPAPRSKPRYTGTVRLCTARYSYNPYDGPNEHPEAELPLVAGKYLYVYGTMDDDGFYQGELLDGQRGLVPSNFVEFVQDKEKPSIQLGDGEEDLGSLDHITLGLMGVDGGAPRDGLLGSSNPLGPCSNGTGPLDTEDLVDDIVPYPRRITLIKQLARSVIVAWEPPMVPLGWGKVSCYNVLVDGEVRASIPYGDRTKSLLEKLDLDTYTHRVSVQSVTDRGLSDELRCTLMVGANVVVAPYGLRVDDILRNSAELSWLPSNSNYGHTVFLDGAEHAMVKPGRYRLRFVNLKAMTVYKVRVVARPHQVPWQLLMEQREKKEAAVEFCTQAAGPPLPPQEVQVQCGQAPGVLQVHWKPPILSPSGTSNGASVIGYAVCTKGQKIAEVLYPLADYVTVELMQILGWRASGVAERGASRCAAHYSHSEEYHSDSSRGSDLSDIMEEDEEELYSEMQLEEGRRRNSHNALKIGNTPSGGRLDRETGRRMPRDGPQPQRHPLMAPSIEITTESNSDGNLSPVTEDVYYGSVARHRTWSSRRRPTGIMPSYNDTCCEGYRDRERCSPTNYDESEPEESFRIFVALFDYDPLSMSPNPDAADEELPFKEGQIIRVYGDKDTDGFYRGEIRGGRMGLLPCNMVSEIRAEDEETMDQLIKQGFLPLNTPVDKVGIGQDRRGLCQHQATRRMVALXLXPQRELPNVDVEAELTFCAGDILAVFGEIDEDGFYYGEINGHRGLVPSNFLEEVPDDVEVYLTDTPSRYAQDEPANRAEAKRVTTDTTESTAPPVRAASPMVRPVCPPGTMRPISPTRGPRDLRDNKKKKGLLSKGKKLLKRLSPVK